In Carya illinoinensis cultivar Pawnee chromosome 7, C.illinoinensisPawnee_v1, whole genome shotgun sequence, the following are encoded in one genomic region:
- the LOC122316963 gene encoding zinc finger protein GAI-ASSOCIATED FACTOR 1-like, translated as MRIPLFLSSSYERKLLILCLPKDKPFLLVRAPATRKEERNKGVFGKEEKNKKKEQEDKYLELYQSSDPFRMSNITGDEGSFSSGNTGDQEVHQEKHLPQNFQGSSSGPSGISNSNSSISQQKQPQPLKKKRNLPGTPDPNAEVIALSPTTLMATNRFVCEICNKGFQRDQNLQLHRRGHNLPWKLKQRTSTEIRKRVYICPEPTCVHNNPSRALGDLTGIKKHYSRKHGEKKWKCDKCSKKYAVQSDWKAHQKSCGTREYKCDCGTIFSRRDSFITHRAFCDALAEENNKVNQELMNNVGSNFQTQMQELMSSMPMNTTTNTSIGTSEFNKLDPKNPLNSLPQEPVPMPFKPMNMTGGMFSTSSGTLFGGPRTSSSSSLQLSSNSSSGLNYLHDSKNGCQISGSAHMSATALLQKAAQMGATASNTTNSAMIQKSFVSSMAGPDQLSSIRPPYTGNVQQLNSSYDHFRPQPNHQSNTAGINGSEFTNQLSQRGPRQDISQIFDTIGGSTIQNMLFSQMLMGGDQNQGFIKNTEQEESGSSSLIHGRTKVVPDRNTTVPSSSGGSAAQNSMTLDLILGIGGSRPVSWQEQQQQQRQQQRLELEAMIEPAKVANYDTFPAIDPTWGFRD; from the exons atgagaattccctTGTTTTTGTCTTCCTCTTATGAAAGAAAACTCCTGATTTTGTGTTTACCGAAAGACAAGCCCTTCCTTTTAGTGAGAGCGCCGGCaacaagaaaggaagaaagaaacaaaggagtgtttggaaaggaagaaaaaaataaaaagaaagaacaggAAGACAAGTATCTAGAACTATATCAATCTTCTGATCCCTTTCGAATGTCAAATATTACAGGTGATGAAGGGAGTTTCTCTTCAGGAAATACTGGGGATCAGGAAGTTCATCAGGAAAAGCACCTTCCACAAAACTTCCAAGGCTCAAGCTCAGGACCCTCCGGTATCTCTAACAGCAATAGCTCTATCTCCCAACAGAAACAACCACAGCCACTTAAGAAGAAAAGGAATCTTCCGGGAACTCCAG ATCCAAATGCTGAAGTTATTGCTCTATCACCAACAACACTAATGGCAACAAACAGGTTTGTATGTGAGATTTGCAATAAAGGGTTCCAGAGGGACCAAAACCTTCAGTTGCACCGAAGAGGTCATAATCTTCCATGGAAGCTCAAGCAAAGAACGAGCACCGAGATCAGGAAACGGGTCTACATATGCCCTGAGCCCACATGCGTCCACAACAACCCTTCTCGTGCACTAGGAGACCTTACAGGCATTAAAAAACACTACAGCCGGAAacatggagaaaagaaatggaaatgtGACAAGTGCTCAAAGAAATATGCCGTGCAATCGGATTGGAAGGCTCATCAAAAGAGCTGTGGTACTAGGGAATACAAATGTGATTGTGGAACTATCTTTTCCAG GAGAGATAGTTTTATCACCCACCGGGCCTTCTGTGATGCATTAGCGGAAGAAAACAACAAAGTAAACCAGGAACTGATGAATAATGTTGGATCAAACTTTCAGACACAAATGCAGGAGCTTATGTCATCCATGCCCATGAATACGACCACCAATACATCCATTGGAACATCCGAATTCAACAAGTTAGACCCCAAGAACCCCCTTAACTCCCTCCCTCAAGAACCAGTCCCAATGCCTTTCAAACCTATGAACATGACAGGAGGCATGTTCTCAACCAGCTCCGGTACTCTCTTTGGTGGTCCAAGAACCTCCTCTTCATCAAGCCTTCAGCTCAGTTCCAACAGCTCCTCTGGCTTGAATTACCTACACGACAGCAAAAATGGTTGCCAAATATCCGGGTCTGCTCACATGTCAGCAACAGCTTTATTACAGAAAGCAGCCCAAATGGGTGCCACTGCAAGCAACACTACAAACTCTGCCATGATCCAAAAGAGCTTTGTTAGTAGCATGGCTGGTCCTGACCAGCTTTCTTCGATTAGACCACCATACACAGGTAACGTTCAGCAGCTTAACTCCTCATATGATCACTTCCGACCACAGCCTAATCATCAATCAAACACGGCTGGGATAAATGGCAGTGAATTCACCAATCAGCTTTCGCAGAGAGGCCCTCGTCAAGATATCTCACAGATTTTTGATACTATTGGTGGCTCTACAATACAAAATATGTTGTTTAGCCAAATGCTCATGGGAGGTGATCAAAACCAAGGCTTCATCAAGAACACGGAACAAGAGGAAAGTGGTAGTTCTAGTTTGATACATGGGAGAACTAAGGTGGTTCCAGATAGGAACACGACAGTGCCGTCAAGCTCTGGAGGAAGTGCGGCACAAAATAGTATGACACTTGATCTAATCTTGGGGATTGGAGGGTCAAGGCCTGTAAGTTGGCAagaacagcagcagcagcagcggcAACAACAAAGGTTGGAATTGGAGGCAATGATCGAGCCAGCCAAGGTTGCCAATTACGATACCTTTCCAGCAATAGATCCCACTTGGGGATTCAGGGATTGA